ACGCGAGGATCTTCTCGCGGCCGACCTCGACGAGTTCCTCCCGGATGCGGTCGCGTTCGTCGTCGCTGAATCCGTGCATAGGTCACGTTCGCTGTGAAACTCAATAAACGAGACGATCACTGTTCATGACCTCATGAACATAAGACGTATGTAGTCACAAAGTCAGAGTACGGGTATGGCGGCCATCGAGGTGACAGACCTGACGAAGGACTACGGGAGCGTGCTCGGCGTCGATTCGCTCTCGTTCGCCGTCGAGGAGGGGGAGGTGTTCGGCTTCCTCGGCCCGAACGGGGCCGGAAAGACGACGACGATTCGAACGCTCCTCGGATTGCTCGCGCCGACGTCCGGAACCGCGAGAGTGCTCGGTGCGGACGTCCGCGACGAGGACGCGCTCATCGAGGCGAAGCGACGGATCGGGTACCTGCCGGCTCGCCTCGGGTTCGACGAGGAGGTGACCGGCGAACGGGTCCTCGACTATCACGCGGCGGTGAAGGGCGACAGCCGGCGGGACGAACTCCTCGAGGTGTTCACGCCGCCCGTCGAGCGGCCGATCCGGGAGTACTCGACCGGGAACAGGCGGATGCTCGGGATCGTCCAGGCGTTCATGCACGACCCCGACCTCGTCGTCATGGACGAACCGACGTCCGGGCTCGATCCCCTCAAGCAGGAGGAGTTCAACGAGTTCATCGGGAGCGAACGCGAGCGCGGAACGACGATCTTCTTCTCCTCGCACGTGTTGAGCGAGGTTCGGCGCGTCTGCGACCGCGTCGGGATCCTCCGCGCCGGACGGCTCGTCGGACTCGAGGACGTCGAGACGCTGCTCGATCGGGGAGGAAAGCGCGTTCGCCTCCGTACCACCGACGGCGTGCGTTCCGAACTCACCGCCCTCGACGGCGCGTTCGACGTCGCGACCGTCGGCCCGGAGGTGCAGTTCACCTACGCCGGCGACTACAACGCGTTGCTCCGCGAACTCGCGTCGCACGACGTGCTCGACGTCGAGATCAGCGAGCCGCCGCTCGAAGACGTGTTCATCCACTACTACGGGACGGGTGGCGCGGAGGAGGCCGGCCGCGAGGTGACGCCCGATGCTTGAGACCGCCCGGTACGAGGCGGGCCGTCGCGTCCGCGGTACGGCGGTCTTGACGGCCGGTATCAGCGCCCTCTCTGCCTTCTTCGTGTGGTACTTCACGGAACTCGAGGGCGTGGAGATGGACGAGATGCTCGCGGAACTCCCGCCCGCGATGATCGAGGCGTTCGGTATCGAGACGCTCGCCACGATCGAGGGGTTCCTCGCGGCTGAACTCTACAATTTCGTCTGGCTCCTGGGGCTCGGACTGTACTTCGCCTACTCCGCGGGAGGGATCGTCGCGAGCGACATCGAGCGCGGCCGGATGGACCTGTTGCTCTCGTTTCCCGTCTCGCGATCGCGCTTGCTCGCGGAGAAGTTCGCCTCGCTGCTCGTTCCGGTCGTCGCGCTCAACGTCGTCGTCGGGACCGTCGTCTACCTGCTGACGCTCGCCATCGGGGAGTCGATCGATCCGGTCGCCCTCGCGATGGTCCACCTCCTGTCGATTCCCTACTTCCTCGCGTGCGCCGGAATCGGCGTCGTCCTCTCGGTGCTCTTCGATCGCGCGGACGTCGCGAAGCGGGTCGCCCTCGCGCTCGTGTTCGTCCTCTTCCTCGTCGAATCGGTCGTCGCGAGCGCGGGCGATCTCGAGTGGATCCGGTACGTCAGCCCGACGCACTACTACAGCCCGACGCCGATTCTCGTAGATGGGACGTACGAACCGGCCGATACGGGAGTCCTGCTCGCGGCGTTCCTCGCCCTCCTGTTCGTCGGCCAGCTCCTGTTCCGACGACGGGACATCTAGCGGTCCCCACGACGACGCTTCTCGCGACCGTGGCGGCGTGGTGGATTCGTCCGCGAAACTGGACCTCCGTCGCACCGCGCTCTTCCGGCAGACGCCATGGCACCGATCCGTAGGCCTGCCCCCCGAATGAGCATTCGGTCGTTACTCCTCTTGATGGAGTTCGCGCGCTCGCCGAGAGACAACGACAGCGCTTTGGATTCCGCTTTCGGATCGGGTAGCTGGAATGGCCACTATCGTCACGGGATCGCTTCCGGCGGAGGAGTTCGCGCTGCGCGAATCCCTCTCGAGACTTTCCGGCGCAGAGTTCGAGGTCGAGCAGATCGTAGAGAGCGGCGAGGAGGCCGTGATGCCGCTCCTCTGGGTGCGCGGCGCCGATCCCGAGGCGGTCAGCGAGGCGTTCGAAGCGGATCCGAGCGTCGCGGACCCGTCGCTCCTCGTGAACGTCGACGGCGATCAGTTCTACCGGATGGAGTGGACCGAGCGGGTGCAACTTGTGTTGCAGATGCTGACGGACTCGGAGGCGACGGTCACCGACGCCTACGGCGCGGGCGAGACCTGGTACCTGCGGGTGCTGTATCCGACTCGCGATTCGCTCTCCCGGACGATCGACTACTGTGAGGCCAACGGCCTGACGTTCGACGTCGACACGATCCGCGAACTGGAGGGCGAACCGGCCGGCCGGTACGGACTCACCGAGGCGCAGTACGAGGCGCTGACGGTGGCCGCCGAACGGGGGTTCTACGACGTTCCGCGCGACGTCACGCTGAAGGAACTCGGCGACGAACTCGGCATCTCGCATCAGGCGCTGTCCGAGCGGATACGGCGGGCGACGCTGGCGCTCGTCGAGGATACGCTCCTGATCGGGCCGGAGTCGGAGGAGTAGGCGGGCAAACGGGGCGGCGTGTCCGATCAGGCGCGCGTCGAGCGGGACGCGGCTCGATCAGTCCGGCCCGCGGCGATCGATGGTATCGATCGTATCGGTCGATGGCGAGTGCCCGCCGGGATCGACGGGGAGGCCGGCCGTTGCAGGCACGGTTCTTACTTC
The Halomarina pelagica DNA segment above includes these coding regions:
- a CDS encoding ABC transporter ATP-binding protein, with product MAAIEVTDLTKDYGSVLGVDSLSFAVEEGEVFGFLGPNGAGKTTTIRTLLGLLAPTSGTARVLGADVRDEDALIEAKRRIGYLPARLGFDEEVTGERVLDYHAAVKGDSRRDELLEVFTPPVERPIREYSTGNRRMLGIVQAFMHDPDLVVMDEPTSGLDPLKQEEFNEFIGSERERGTTIFFSSHVLSEVRRVCDRVGILRAGRLVGLEDVETLLDRGGKRVRLRTTDGVRSELTALDGAFDVATVGPEVQFTYAGDYNALLRELASHDVLDVEISEPPLEDVFIHYYGTGGAEEAGREVTPDA
- a CDS encoding helix-turn-helix domain-containing protein — its product is MATIVTGSLPAEEFALRESLSRLSGAEFEVEQIVESGEEAVMPLLWVRGADPEAVSEAFEADPSVADPSLLVNVDGDQFYRMEWTERVQLVLQMLTDSEATVTDAYGAGETWYLRVLYPTRDSLSRTIDYCEANGLTFDVDTIRELEGEPAGRYGLTEAQYEALTVAAERGFYDVPRDVTLKELGDELGISHQALSERIRRATLALVEDTLLIGPESEE
- a CDS encoding ABC transporter permease subunit — encoded protein: MLETARYEAGRRVRGTAVLTAGISALSAFFVWYFTELEGVEMDEMLAELPPAMIEAFGIETLATIEGFLAAELYNFVWLLGLGLYFAYSAGGIVASDIERGRMDLLLSFPVSRSRLLAEKFASLLVPVVALNVVVGTVVYLLTLAIGESIDPVALAMVHLLSIPYFLACAGIGVVLSVLFDRADVAKRVALALVFVLFLVESVVASAGDLEWIRYVSPTHYYSPTPILVDGTYEPADTGVLLAAFLALLFVGQLLFRRRDI